In a single window of the Centroberyx gerrardi isolate f3 chromosome 17, fCenGer3.hap1.cur.20231027, whole genome shotgun sequence genome:
- the tbpl2 gene encoding TATA box-binding protein-like 2 produces the protein MDESALERYFDDSIANDSGFMPGGAGPSGELGDELDLSFLPDELNTQEEPSDSRGTEGGGAADVSQDSGIFLDYSSQDSTAAEPAGAGPGLGAGPGSAASRFCPMTPMTPMTPMTPVTERSGIIPQLQNIVSTVNLGCPLDLKFIALQARNAEYNPKRFAAVIMRIREPRTTALIFSSGKMVCTGAKSEEQSRLAARKYARVVQKLGFPARFLDFKIQNMVASCDVCFPIRLEGLVLTHQQFSSYEPELFPGLIYRMVKPRIVLLIFVSGKVVLTGNCVCVFCVSGAKERAEIYEAFENIYPILKGFRKQ, from the exons ATGGACGAGTCGGCGCTGGAGAGATACTTTGATGATTCAATTGCAAAT GACTCCGGCTTCATgccggggggggcggggccgaGCGGAGAGCTGGGTGACGAGCTGGACCTCAGCTTCCTGCCTGACGAGCTGAACACACAGGAAGAGCCGAGCGACAGCAGAGGTactgagggggg CGGAGCCGCCGACGTGTCGCAGGACAGCGGCATCTTCCTGGACTACAGTTCCCAGGATTCCACAGCGGCTGAGCCGGCGGGGGCGGGGCCTGGGCTGGGGGCAGGGCCGGGATCCGCCGCCTCCCGCTTCTGTCCCATGACCCCAATGACCCCCATGACCCCCATGACCCCTGTGACGGAGCGATCCGGAATCATCCCACAGTTACA gaacaTCGTCTCCACAGTGAACCTCGGCTGTCCTCTGGACCTGAAGTTCATCGCTCTCCAGGCGAGGAACGCAGAATACAACCCGAAG CGCTTCGCGGCGGTCATCATGAGGATCAGAGAGCCGAGAACCACAGCGCTGATCTTCAGCTCCGGGAAGATGGTCTGTACTGGAGCCAagag tgaggaGCAGTCGCGGCTGGCAGCCAGGAAGTACGCGCGTGTGGTGCAGAAGCTCGGCTTCCCCGCTCGCTTCCTGGACTTCAAGATCCAGAACATGGTGGCGAGCTGCGATGTCTGTTTCCCCATCAGACTGGAGGGACTGGTGCTGACTCATCAACAGttcagcag TTATGAACCGGAGCTGTTTCCTGGTCTGATCTACCGCATGGTGAAGCCTCGCATCGTCCTGCTCATCTTTGTGTCCGGGAAGGTGGTTCTGACcggtaactgtgtgtgtgtgt TCTGCGTTTCAGGAGCCAAAGAGCGAGCGGAGATCTACGAGGCGTTCGAGAACATCTACCCCATCCTGAAGGGCTTCAGGAAGCAGTGA